The following coding sequences are from one Mytilus trossulus isolate FHL-02 chromosome 8, PNRI_Mtr1.1.1.hap1, whole genome shotgun sequence window:
- the LOC134727632 gene encoding neuronal acetylcholine receptor subunit alpha-6-like — MSVCNGFHQSSDVAKNLFNDLFINKSYNKQVRPINDQNDAILVTVNFRLFSIHNFDEVAEKIAVSGYLDVIWWDDHLVWNRSAYNDIYDMIVLQFHLHLTLDKTKPDIVLKNGFNKFEELGGSFYYVIADYNGLVAWYPYHMFESQCAMDVTFDPFDEQTCHVIFSIWTYRYYEVGFYPDSKLGLGGYVENSLWTITSTSVQINRVLGSDEIDFTINLRRKPMYYIVNIIISLIFLGILNSLVFIIPADAGEKMSYSVTVFLSFAVFLTIIKAQLPVNSESTSILSIYIVVQLSYCILVLVVNSFLLRMHHRNECNEKSKIFVIAVKLQRRMCFWRSKTQSDTYEKKHTNVTDGCAIENASPKMNDSEDAM, encoded by the exons TATGCAATGGTTTTCATCAGAGTTCAGATGTTGCCAAGAATCTGTTCAACGACTTATTCATCAATAAAAGTTACAATAAACAAGTGAGACCAATTAACGATCAAAATGATGCCATTCTGGTGACTGTCAATTTCAGGCTGTTTAGCATTCATAATTTTGATGAGGTGGCAGAAAAGATTGCTGTTTCTGGTTACTTGGATGTTATATGGTGGGATGACCATCTAGTTTGGAATAGATCAGCTTACAACGATATTTACGACATGATAGTTCTTCAG TTTCATTTACATTTAACTTTAGATAAAAc GAAACCGGatattgtattgaaaaatgGTTTCAACAAGTTTGAAGAATTAGGCGGAAGTTTTTATTATGTCATTGCTGATTACAACGGCCTAGTAGCTTGGTATCCTTATCACATGTTTGAAAGCCAATGTGCCATGGATGTTACCTTTGATCCATTCGATGAACAGACTTGTCATGTTATATTTTCCATTTGGACGTATCGTTATTACGAAGTTGGATTTTATCCTGATTCCAAATTAGGACTGGGGGGATACGTAGAAAATAGTTTATGGACAATAACATCAACTTCGGTGCAGATAAACAGGGTATTGGGAAGCGATGAGATCGATTTTACAATTAATCTACGCCGTAAACCTATGTATTACATAGTAAATATTATCATATCTTTAATATTCCTAGGCATTCTTAATTCTTTAGTATTTATTATCCCTGCCGATGCTGGCGAGAAAATGTCATATTCAGTTACTGTCTTTTTGTCGTTCGCggtatttttaacaataatcaAAGCCCAACTACCCGTCAATTCAGAAAGCACATCTATCCTGAGTATTTACATCGTAGTTCAACTAAGTTACTGTATTTTAGTTCTTGTCGTTAATTCATTCCTGTTAAGAATGCATCATAGAAATGAATGTaatgaaaaatctaaaatatttgtaattgctGTTAAACTTCAAAGAAGGATGTGTTTCTGGAGAAGTAAAACTCAATCCGATACTTACGAGAAAAAACACACCAACGTCACAGATGGATGTGCGATTGAAAATGCATCCCCTAAAATGAATGACTCTGAAGACGCAATGTAA